A window of the SAR324 cluster bacterium genome harbors these coding sequences:
- a CDS encoding DUF488 family protein, with the protein MNTAREYIEKCWCRGLLTYKGQIVGGSAFLEIVARENLKSRELTDEEFSLLEKCEYVTHYQGKSAEDARQYRGFSQIAVMRSPQHWWRGLKTPVGAPSYALLKGNSKGKPWREAYLDEISKVDVMEYVREYGEKAVLYCCEKDPKDCHRSVLAEFLALHLNKQIPEIGTATPVQRVVEVQIRDTPPPPKEIKFSFDSGWSKKAEQMSLF; encoded by the coding sequence ATGAATACGGCTAGAGAATACATCGAAAAATGTTGGTGTCGGGGACTGCTGACCTACAAAGGCCAGATTGTAGGTGGTAGTGCTTTTTTAGAGATCGTTGCCAGAGAGAACTTGAAAAGCAGAGAATTGACTGATGAGGAATTTTCTCTGCTAGAGAAATGTGAGTATGTCACTCACTATCAAGGAAAGAGTGCGGAAGACGCCCGACAGTACCGAGGGTTTTCGCAGATTGCGGTCATGCGCTCCCCTCAGCACTGGTGGAGAGGTCTGAAAACCCCTGTGGGTGCGCCTTCCTATGCGTTATTGAAAGGCAATTCAAAAGGGAAACCTTGGCGAGAGGCGTATTTGGATGAGATCAGTAAGGTGGATGTGATGGAATACGTCAGGGAGTATGGAGAGAAAGCTGTACTGTACTGTTGCGAGAAAGATCCGAAAGATTGCCACCGGAGCGTATTGGCAGAATTTTTGGCTCTACATCTCAATAAACAGATTCCTGAAATAGGAACCGCTACGCCTGTGCAGAGGGTCGTAGAGGTACAAATTAGGGACACTCCACCACCACCAAAGGAAATAAAATTTTCTTTTGATAGTGGGTGGTCAAAAAAAGCGGAACAAATGAGTTTATTTTAG
- a CDS encoding gamma-glutamylcyclotransferase: protein MSDKLKVFVYGTLKRGHGNHRFCESASKIEKASVHGSLFRSWSLPYASIPWKMVIGQGSVREADLKLLQAACKLPVYGNPRIFGELVTFDDWDQLESLDMLEGYRYDGASHYERVLTQCVTETGGIETCWIYVIGNKDRALKKIESGVWQP from the coding sequence ATGAGTGATAAACTGAAAGTGTTTGTGTATGGAACATTGAAGCGAGGGCATGGAAACCACCGTTTTTGCGAGTCGGCATCAAAGATTGAGAAGGCTTCAGTGCATGGGAGTCTGTTCAGGAGTTGGTCATTGCCTTATGCCTCTATCCCATGGAAGATGGTGATAGGCCAGGGATCAGTGCGGGAGGCTGATCTTAAACTCCTGCAAGCCGCCTGCAAGTTGCCGGTATATGGGAACCCGAGAATTTTTGGGGAACTGGTCACGTTCGATGATTGGGATCAGCTAGAAAGTTTGGACATGCTGGAAGGCTACCGTTACGACGGTGCGAGTCATTATGAGCGAGTGTTGACCCAGTGTGTCACGGAGACAGGAGGGATTGAAACCTGTTGGATTTACGTGATTGGCAATAAAGACAGAGCCTTGAAAAAAATTGAATCTGGCGTTTGGCAACCCTGA